From the genome of Malus sylvestris chromosome 6, drMalSylv7.2, whole genome shotgun sequence, one region includes:
- the LOC126625685 gene encoding coatomer subunit beta'-1-like isoform X5 yields the protein MALSLTIEKEFAQNSERIKSVDLHPTEPWVLVSLYSGAVCIWNYQSQTMEKSFKVTESPVRSAKFVAREHWIVTAADDTFIRVYNYDTTEKIKEFEAHTDYIRSVTVHPTLPYLLSCSDDNVIKLWDWEKDWSCTQIFEGHSHYVMQVAFNPNDTNTFSSASLDGTVKVWRIGSAGPEFTLEDHLKGVNCVHYFIRDNKTYLLSGSDDFTVKVWDYETKSCVHTLEGHEHNVTALCVHPELPIIITASEDGNVHIWHAATFRLEKRLSYDLERVWTIAHSKGSDKVAFGFDKGIVVVKMNGHVDLQA from the exons ATG GCTCTTTCACTCACTATTGAG AAAGAATTTGCTCAAAACTCAGAAAGAATTAAGTCTGTGGATCTACATCCAACTGAGCCATG GGTTCTGGTCAGTTTGTATTCAGGTGCTGTTTGTATCTGGAATTACCAATCACAGACCATGGAGAAGTCCTTCAAGGTCACTGAATCACCAG TCAGGTCAGCAAAATTTGTAGCACGCGAACACTGGATAGTAACCGCAGCTGATGACACATTTATTCGCGTCTACAACTATGACACGACGGAAAAGATCAAAGAGTTTGAAGCACATACAGATTATATCAGGAGTGTGACTGTCCATCCTACTCTACCTTATCTCTTGTCATGCTCGGACGACAACGTTATAAAGCTTTGGGATTGGGAGAAGGATTGGTCATGCACTCAGATCTTTGAGGGACATTCTCACTATGTAATGCAAGTGGCGTTCAATCCAAACGACACCAATACTTTCTCTAGTGCGTCTCTTGATGGCACTGTCAAG GTATGGAGGATTGGCTCCGCTGGCCCAGAGTTTACATTAGAGGACCACTTAAAAGGAGTAAATTGCGTTCATTACTTCATTCGCGACAATAAAACATATCTATTGAGTGGTTCCGACGATTTTACTGTTAAG GTATGGGACTACGAAACCAAAAGCTGTGTCCATACTTTAGAAGGCCATGAGCACAATGTAACTGCTCTATGTGTTCATCCTGAGCTTCCCATAATAATCACAGCTTCTGAGGATGGGAATGTTCACATTTGGCATGCAGCCACTTTTAG GCTAGAAAAGAGACTGAGCTACGATCTCGAAAGAGTTTGGACCATCGCACACTCGAAAGGATCAGACAA AGTTGCATTTGGATTTGACAAAGGAATAGTTGTGGTTAAAATGAATGGTCATGTTGATctccaagcttag
- the LOC126625685 gene encoding coatomer subunit beta'-1-like isoform X1 has product MQALSLTIEKEFAQNSERIKSVDLHPTEPWVLVSLYSGAVCIWNYQSQTMEKSFKVTESPVRSAKFVAREHWIVTAADDTFIRVYNYDTTEKIKEFEAHTDYIRSVTVHPTLPYLLSCSDDNVIKLWDWEKDWSCTQIFEGHSHYVMQVAFNPHDANTFSSASLDGTVKVWRIGSAAPEFTLEGHLKGVNCVDYFLRDNKTYLLSGSDDFTVKVWDCETKSCVQTLEGHEHNVTAVCVHPELPIIITASEDGNVHIWHATTFWLEKRLSYDLERVWAIAHSEGSDKVAFGFDNGTVVVKMNGYVDLQA; this is encoded by the exons ATG CAGGCTCTTTCACTCACTATTGAG AAAGAATTTGCTCAAAACTCAGAAAGAATTAAGTCTGTGGATCTACATCCAACTGAGCCATG gGTTCTGGTCAGTTTGTATTCAGGCGCTGTTTGTATCTGGAATTACCAATCACAGACCATGGAGAAGTCCTTCAAGGTCACTGAATCACCAG TCAGGTCAGCAAAGTTTGTAGCACGCGAACACTGGATAGTAACCGCAGCTGATGACACATTTATTCGCGTCTACAACTATGACACGACGGAAAAGATCAAAGAGTTTGAAGCACATACAGATTATATCAGGAGTGTGACTGTCCATCCTACTCTACCTTATCTCTTGTCATGCTCGGACGACAACGTTATAAAGCTTTGGGATTGGGAGAAGGATTGGTCATGCACTCAGATCTTCGAGGGACATTCTCACTATGTGATGCAAGTGGCGTTCAATCCACACGACGCCAATACTTTCTCTAGTGCGTCTCTTGATGGTACAGTCAAG GTATGGAGGATTGGGTCCGCTGCCCCGGAGTTTACATTAGAGGGCCACTTAAAAGGAGTGAATTGCGTTGATTACTTCCTTCGCGACAATAAAACATATCTATTGAGTGGCTCTGACGATTTTACTGTCAAG GTATGGGACTGTGAAACCAAAAGCTGTGTGCAAACCCTAGAAGGCCATGAGCACAATGTAACAGCTGTATGTGTTCATCCTGAGCTTCCCATAATAATCACAGCTTCTGAGGATGGGAATGTTCACATTTGGCATGCAACCACTTTTTG GCTAGAAAAGAGACTGAGCTACGATCTCGAAAGAGTTTGGGCCATCGCACACTCGGAAGGATCAGACAA GGTTGCATTTGGATTTGACAACGGAACAGTTGTAGTTAAAATGAATGGTTATGTTGATctccaagcttag
- the LOC126625685 gene encoding coatomer subunit beta'-1-like isoform X3 — MALSLTIEKEFAQNSERIKSVDLHPTEPWVLVSLYSGAVCIWNYQSQTMEKSFKVTESPVRSAKFVAREHWIVTAADDTFIRVYNYDTTEKIKEFEAHTDYIRSVTVHPTLPYLLSCSDDNVIKLWDWEKDWSCTQIFEGHSHYVMQVAFNPHDANTFSSASLDGTVKVWRIGSAAPEFTLEGHLKGVNCVDYFLRDNKTYLLSGSDDFTVKVWDCETKSCVQTLEGHEHNVTAVCVHPELPIIITASEDGNVHIWHATTFWLEKRLSYDLERVWAIAHSEGSDKVAFGFDNGTVVVKMNGYVDLQA, encoded by the exons ATG GCTCTTTCACTCACTATTGAG AAAGAATTTGCTCAAAACTCAGAAAGAATTAAGTCTGTGGATCTACATCCAACTGAGCCATG gGTTCTGGTCAGTTTGTATTCAGGCGCTGTTTGTATCTGGAATTACCAATCACAGACCATGGAGAAGTCCTTCAAGGTCACTGAATCACCAG TCAGGTCAGCAAAGTTTGTAGCACGCGAACACTGGATAGTAACCGCAGCTGATGACACATTTATTCGCGTCTACAACTATGACACGACGGAAAAGATCAAAGAGTTTGAAGCACATACAGATTATATCAGGAGTGTGACTGTCCATCCTACTCTACCTTATCTCTTGTCATGCTCGGACGACAACGTTATAAAGCTTTGGGATTGGGAGAAGGATTGGTCATGCACTCAGATCTTCGAGGGACATTCTCACTATGTGATGCAAGTGGCGTTCAATCCACACGACGCCAATACTTTCTCTAGTGCGTCTCTTGATGGTACAGTCAAG GTATGGAGGATTGGGTCCGCTGCCCCGGAGTTTACATTAGAGGGCCACTTAAAAGGAGTGAATTGCGTTGATTACTTCCTTCGCGACAATAAAACATATCTATTGAGTGGCTCTGACGATTTTACTGTCAAG GTATGGGACTGTGAAACCAAAAGCTGTGTGCAAACCCTAGAAGGCCATGAGCACAATGTAACAGCTGTATGTGTTCATCCTGAGCTTCCCATAATAATCACAGCTTCTGAGGATGGGAATGTTCACATTTGGCATGCAACCACTTTTTG GCTAGAAAAGAGACTGAGCTACGATCTCGAAAGAGTTTGGGCCATCGCACACTCGGAAGGATCAGACAA GGTTGCATTTGGATTTGACAACGGAACAGTTGTAGTTAAAATGAATGGTTATGTTGATctccaagcttag
- the LOC126625685 gene encoding coatomer subunit beta'-1-like isoform X2 yields MQALSLTIEKEFAQNSERIKSVDLHPTEPWVLVSLYSGAVCIWNYQSQTMEKSFKVTESPVRSAKFVAREHWIVTAADDTFIRVYNYDTTEKIKEFEAHTDYIRSVTVHPTLPYLLSCSDDNVIKLWDWEKDWSCTQIFEGHSHYVMQVAFNPNDTNTFSSASLDGTVKVWRIGSAGPEFTLEDHLKGVNCVHYFIRDNKTYLLSGSDDFTVKVWDYETKSCVHTLEGHEHNVTALCVHPELPIIITASEDGNVHIWHAATFRLEKRLSYDLERVWTIAHSKGSDKVAFGFDKGIVVVKMNGHVDLQA; encoded by the exons ATG CAGGCTCTTTCACTCACTATTGAG AAAGAATTTGCTCAAAACTCAGAAAGAATTAAGTCTGTGGATCTACATCCAACTGAGCCATG GGTTCTGGTCAGTTTGTATTCAGGTGCTGTTTGTATCTGGAATTACCAATCACAGACCATGGAGAAGTCCTTCAAGGTCACTGAATCACCAG TCAGGTCAGCAAAATTTGTAGCACGCGAACACTGGATAGTAACCGCAGCTGATGACACATTTATTCGCGTCTACAACTATGACACGACGGAAAAGATCAAAGAGTTTGAAGCACATACAGATTATATCAGGAGTGTGACTGTCCATCCTACTCTACCTTATCTCTTGTCATGCTCGGACGACAACGTTATAAAGCTTTGGGATTGGGAGAAGGATTGGTCATGCACTCAGATCTTTGAGGGACATTCTCACTATGTAATGCAAGTGGCGTTCAATCCAAACGACACCAATACTTTCTCTAGTGCGTCTCTTGATGGCACTGTCAAG GTATGGAGGATTGGCTCCGCTGGCCCAGAGTTTACATTAGAGGACCACTTAAAAGGAGTAAATTGCGTTCATTACTTCATTCGCGACAATAAAACATATCTATTGAGTGGTTCCGACGATTTTACTGTTAAG GTATGGGACTACGAAACCAAAAGCTGTGTCCATACTTTAGAAGGCCATGAGCACAATGTAACTGCTCTATGTGTTCATCCTGAGCTTCCCATAATAATCACAGCTTCTGAGGATGGGAATGTTCACATTTGGCATGCAGCCACTTTTAG GCTAGAAAAGAGACTGAGCTACGATCTCGAAAGAGTTTGGACCATCGCACACTCGAAAGGATCAGACAA AGTTGCATTTGGATTTGACAAAGGAATAGTTGTGGTTAAAATGAATGGTCATGTTGATctccaagcttag
- the LOC126625686 gene encoding transcription factor bHLH79-like → MNSVVDKMDPPLINESSFSAANPASYSLAEIWPISGEPGGSGGGLGLRMGNLGQSFGGLGDSSVNRDGSLEESTVTEQSGGGCGGRKRRDVSSEDESSKQVSTSSGNGLKYSGGKRMKLAGSSNENGSLKAEVEESSAAGDKKPAEESTKPSEPPKQDFIHVRARRGQATDSHSLAERARREKISERMKILQDLVPGCNKVIGKALVLDEIINYIQSLQHQVEFLSMKLEAVNSRMNMNPTIEAFPPKDLGAQPFDAAGLLFGSHTPREYAQSSQPEWLHMQVGGSFERAT, encoded by the exons ATGAATTCGGTTGTTGACAAAATGGATCCTCCACTGATCAACGAGTCTTCCTTCTCAGCAGCTAACCCAGCATCCTACAGCCTGGCGGAGATTTGGCCCATCAGCGGCGAACCCGGTGGCAGCGGTGGCGGGTTGGGGCTCCGAATGGGTAACTTGGGTCAGAGTTTCGGTGGGCTTGGAGATAGCTCTGTGAACAGAGATGGGTCGTTGGAGGAATCGACTGTGACTGAGCAAAGTGGCGGCGGCTGTGGcggaagaaagagaagggatGTGAGCTCTGAGGACGAGTCTTCGAAGCAGGTTTCCACCAGTAGTGGCAATGGCTTG AAATATTCGGGTGGAAAACGGATGAAATTAGCGGGATCCAGTAACGAAAATGGCAGTTTGAAGGCTGAAGTTGAAGAAAGTTCAGCTGCTGGTGACAAGAAGCCAGCTGAAGAAAGCACTAAACCTTCCGAGCCACCCAAGCAAGACTTTATCCATGTGAGGGCAAGAAGGGGACAAGCTACAGATAGCCACAGTCTAGCCGAGAGA GCTAGGAGAGAGAAGATCAGCGAGAGGATGAAAATTCTCCAAGATTTGGTTCCTGGATGCAACAAG gTTATTGGGAAAGCACTTGTCCTTGACGAGATTATTAATTACATCCAATCACTGCAGCACCAGGTCGAG TTCCTTTCAATGAAGCTTGAAGCAGTCAATTCAAGGATGAACATGAATCCCACTATCGAAGCGTTTCCTCCAAAAGAT CTCGGTGCACAGCCATTTGACGCTGCAGGGTTGTTATTTGGCTCCCACACACCTAGGGAGTACGCCCAAAGCTCACAGCCCGAATGGCTACATATGCAGGTTGGTGGTAGTTTCGAAAGAGCAACGTAA